In the genome of Syntrophomonadaceae bacterium, the window GTGATAAAGGGTATCATCACCACCGAAAGGGCAATCGCTCCAGCCAAGGCAGAATAATCGCCTGTGGGCAGGACTAGGATGGTAAAAATGAACAGTCCCTTGATCAGGGAAGGAACTCCTGTCAGCACCCTGCAAGCAGATCGGGTAATGGTTGCCAACCTGCTCTGTGGGTTCTGATCAAGAAAAATTCCTGCCGTGATACCAATAGAAGTCGCAAGCAAAGTAGCAAGGCCAACCATAATCCCGCTCCCGATCAGGGCGTTCCCGATGCCGCCCCCCGGTATGCCGACCGGAGTGGGGAGACTGGTTAAAAAAGTCAGGTTAATGGCCCCTATTCCCCGCTGGAAAATGTAATACAGAATTAAGAAAAGAACAAGCATCGCCAGTGCTGCAAAAATTAAACAGGCCGCTTCATTTATAAATCCAGTAACTTTTCGCCGTTTATTGTTTGCCATTAACAGCACCCCCCTGGTTCTTCAGCCTGTAGGAAGTCCGGTTAACCAGCCAGACAGCAGCAACATTAACAAGGAAGGTGATCGTAAAAAGCGTCAGGCCAAGAAGAAGCAGAGCCGACAACTGCAGGTCGAATGCTTCCGGAAATTCGTTGACAATCAGCGATGCCACCGTTTGAGCCGGTGAAAGCAAAGAGACTGGAATTAGATTAGCATTGCCGATAACCATGGTTACGGCCATGGCCTCGCCAAGAGCCCGGCCCAAGCCCAAAAGGGTTGCCCCCATAATACCCACCTTGCTGATCGGCAGGACTACCTTGACTATCATTTCCCAGCGGGTGGACCCCAAGGCAAAGACGGCTTCCCGCAGTTCTACCGGTACCGCCCGCATAATTTCCCGGGAGATAGCCGTGATGGTGGGAAGGATCATCATCGCCAATACCAGACTGGCGGCAAGCACGCCAACTCCCAAGGAAGGACCTTGAAAAAAAGGTAAAAAACCCAGGTGACTCTCTAAAAACTGACCAGGCCCGGTCCTAATCCAGGGGACCAGCACAAAAAGTCCCCACAAACCGTACACCACGCTGGGTATTGCAGCCAGCAGTTCCACAGTAAAGGAAGCTGGTTTTTTTATCCAACTTGGCGCCAGTTCGCCTAAAAAAATGGCGGCAGCTACTCCCAGGGGCACAGCAATGACAATAGCCAAAATTGAGGTGACAATGGTCCCCACAATCACTGGTACCGCACCATACAGGTCCCGTACCGGATCCCAGACCGCCGCAAAAAGAAATCCCAGCCCAAATGCTTCTATCGCAGGTCTGGCTCCCCATAAGACTACCAGAAAGATGCTGCCTGTTAAAGCCAAAATCAACACTGCAGCAGCTGCAGTAAAATAAGTGAAAAAACCTTCTCCATTTGGTTTATGCATAGCTAACTTTGTTGTTCGCACAATAAATATCACCCCGGTTTCAAGTTAAGAGTTGATGTGACTAAGACCCAAAATGACCATGATGCCTTGTTGCCAAGTATCGTTTTTTACCAGGCAACAAGGCTTTTTGGAGTTACACCAGGGGCTTTTTTCTGGATCATCCTGTTACTCAAAAGAGCTTTTTATCTTAGTGGCAAAAACCGATCTTTCTTCAATATATTAACGCTGCCAAATTCTGCTGCCTTTATGGTTGATGCTTCCCAATTGTTCCCGCACTCTTTCCAATACCGGCTCGGGCAGCGGAGCATAGTGCAGTTCTTCCGCAAAGGGCTCCAAGTTGCGTTCTGCCACAGCCCACCTGAGGAAATCAACTATTACCCGGGCCTTGGCTGCATCAGCCTGATCACGATGAACCAGGATCCAGGTCAGGCCAACTATCGGGTAGGCATTGGCGCCAGGAGAGTCCACCAGAGATGTCCGCATATCCCGGGGCATATCCCGCACCATTGCTGCTGCGGCGGCGGTGGCAGACTCCGGGGATGGGACTACAAAATTGCCTGCCCGGTTACGCAATTGCGCTACATGTAAATTGTTAAGGATGGCGGTTGACAGCTCCACATAACCGATGGCACCAGGGAGTTGGCCAATCTGGGCGGATACACCTTCGTTGCCCCGGGCGCCAATGGTAGTGCCTGGCCAGGAAACAGAAGTGCCCTTTCCGACATCCCTTCTCCAACGCTCACTGACCTTGGATAGGTAGTCTGTGAAGATATAAGTGGTGCCGCTGGCATCGGAACGCCGGACTACGGTAATGGCATGATCAGGCAAACGGACACCAGGATTCAGGGCTGCGATCCGCCGATCGTTCCAGCGGTTAATGGTACCTAGAAAAATATCTGCCAGCACATCTGGGGAAAGCCTGAGATGGCGATCTAAACCCGGCACATCGTAGGCTACAGCAACAGCTCCCATCACGGTAGGAATGTGCAGGATTTCGTTGGGGGAAACCTGAGCCTGCTGGGCATCAGTTAAAGGCGCGTCTGTACCGGCAAAATCAAAGGTTCCGCCAAGGATACCCCTGATTCCGGCCCCAGAACCTACTGAAGCATAATCGATACTGACATTAGGACTGGTGATGTTCCGGTACTCCCTTACCAGGCGGGTATAAAGAGGGAATGGGAAACTAGCGCCGCCGGTAGTCAGCCTGATTTCCTGGGTTACCGGCGACCGCAGGCGGGAGGCCTCGGTGCTGGTAATCTTGACCAGATTATTCCTGCCGTCCCAATCC includes:
- the pstA gene encoding phosphate ABC transporter permease PstA; amino-acid sequence: MANNKRRKVTGFINEAACLIFAALAMLVLFLILYYIFQRGIGAINLTFLTSLPTPVGIPGGGIGNALIGSGIMVGLATLLATSIGITAGIFLDQNPQSRLATITRSACRVLTGVPSLIKGLFIFTILVLPTGDYSALAGAIALSVVMIPFITLSSEEMLRTVSVTWREASYALGATKKQTVMMLILPTAAGGLSVAIMLAVALAAGQSAPVLLTALTSQFWLENLMQPTASLPVLVYTYGISPFSDWQQQAWGAALVLVVIILALNVISQLSIAIMNRRRGI
- the pstC gene encoding phosphate ABC transporter permease subunit PstC, yielding MRTTKLAMHKPNGEGFFTYFTAAAAVLILALTGSIFLVVLWGARPAIEAFGLGFLFAAVWDPVRDLYGAVPVIVGTIVTSILAIVIAVPLGVAAAIFLGELAPSWIKKPASFTVELLAAIPSVVYGLWGLFVLVPWIRTGPGQFLESHLGFLPFFQGPSLGVGVLAASLVLAMMILPTITAISREIMRAVPVELREAVFALGSTRWEMIVKVVLPISKVGIMGATLLGLGRALGEAMAVTMVIGNANLIPVSLLSPAQTVASLIVNEFPEAFDLQLSALLLLGLTLFTITFLVNVAAVWLVNRTSYRLKNQGGAVNGKQ
- the pstS gene encoding phosphate ABC transporter substrate-binding protein PstS — its product is MGKKSRILAAVAILICLSLLTALVPASAQAQPARPVAIELDGRPVATEVAPIITGGRTMVPMRAIFEALGAYLNWDGATRTVTARKAANSISLTIGQPSATVNNRTVSLEGQPAQIVNNRTLVPLRFVSEALGARVDWDGRNNLVKITSTEASRLRSPVTQEIRLTTGGASFPFPLYTRLVREYRNITSPNVSIDYASVGSGAGIRGILGGTFDFAGTDAPLTDAQQAQVSPNEILHIPTVMGAVAVAYDVPGLDRHLRLSPDVLADIFLGTINRWNDRRIAALNPGVRLPDHAITVVRRSDASGTTYIFTDYLSKVSERWRRDVGKGTSVSWPGTTIGARGNEGVSAQIGQLPGAIGYVELSTAILNNLHVAQLRNRAGNFVVPSPESATAAAAAMVRDMPRDMRTSLVDSPGANAYPIVGLTWILVHRDQADAAKARVIVDFLRWAVAERNLEPFAEELHYAPLPEPVLERVREQLGSINHKGSRIWQR